In Juglans microcarpa x Juglans regia isolate MS1-56 chromosome 7D, Jm3101_v1.0, whole genome shotgun sequence, the following are encoded in one genomic region:
- the LOC121239387 gene encoding beta-galactosidase isoform X2, protein MSACTPMASLAGQRDFPLDNGYKVWEDQSFIKWRKRDPHVTLHCHDSVEGSLKFWYERNKVDFVVANSAVWNDDAVRGSLDSAAFWVKGLPFVKSLSGYWNFFLAANPNSVPVNFYDTEFQDSEWQTLPVPSNWQMHGFDRPIYTNVIYPFPLDPPSILVDNPTGCYRTYFNIPKEWKGRRILLHFEAVDSAFYAWVNGVPVGYSQDSRLPAEFEITEYCHPFESDSQNVLAVQVFRWSDGSYLEDQDHWWLSGIHRDVLLLAKPQVFIADYFFKSELAENFSCADVQVEVKIDNSQETSKDGFLTNYTIEAALYDTGSWYNFNGYSDLLSSNAANIKLTPSTASLGFHGYVLVGRIEMPRLWSAEQPNLYALVVILKDASGHVLDCESCLVGMRQVSKAPKQLLVNGHPVIIRGVNRHEHHPRLGKTNIESCMVKDLLVMKQNNINAVRNSHYPQHPRWYELCNLFGMYMIDEANIETHGFDLSQRVKHPTSEPSWAAAMMDRVIGMVERDKNHACIISWSLGNESGYGPNHSALAGWVRGRDLSRVVHYEGGGSRTPSTDIICPMYMRVWDIVKIAKDPTETRPLILCEYSHSMGNSNGNIHEYWEAIDSTFGLQGGFIWEWVDQALLKDGADGRKHWAYGGDFGDVPNDLNFCLNGLTWPDRTPHPALLEVKYVYQPIKVSLKEGKLQITNTQFYETTKGLEFSWVANGDGRELGTGILSLPLIGPQSSFDIEWQSGPWYSLWASSFAEEFFLTIYAKLLHPTRWVEAGHVISSTQVLLPGKREIVPHVIKTTDATFLVEVLGDTVRVRQQNFWEIELNTQTGTIESWKVEGVTVMKKGIFPCFWRAPTDNDKGGGADSYLSKWKAAHMDSLLYIKENCSVQNTTDKFVKIVVGFIAVPTDEKHSIPESGKANALFKIDMIYTIYGSGDVIVECKVKPNSSNLPPLPRVGLEFHLEKSMNNIKWYGKGPFECYPDRKAAAHVGFYEQKVGDMHVPYIVPGECSGRADVRWVTFQSKDGCGIYASIYGSSPPMQMSASYYTTAELERATHNEELIEGDNIEVHLDHKHMGVGGDDSWSPCVHDKYLIPAVPYSFSIRLCPITRATSGHDIYKSQLQS, encoded by the exons ATg AGTGCATGTACTCCGATGGCCTCTTTGGCTGGGCAGCGTGATTTTCCATTGGATAATGGATACAAGGTCTGGGAGGACCAGTCTTTTATCaagtggaggaagagagaccctCATGTTACTTTGCATTGTCATGATTCCGTTGAAG GATCTCTTAAATTCTGGTATGAGCGCAACAAAGTGGATTTTGTGGTAGCTAATTCTGCTGTTTGGAATGATGATGCTGTTCGTGGATCTCTTGATAGTGCTGCTTTTTGGGTCAAGGGCTTGCCGTTTGTTAAGTCTTTATCTGGATACTGGAATTTTTTCTTGGCTGCCAATCCTAACAGCGTCCCTGTGAATTTTTATGACACTGAGTTTCAGGATTCTGAGTGGCAAACTTTGCCAG TTCCTTCAAATTGGCAGATGCATGGATTTGATCGGCCTATTTATACAAATGTCATATATCCATTTCCTCTGGATCCTCCTTCTATTCTTGTGGACAATCCCACGGGTTGCTATAGAACGTACTTTAATATTCCTAAAGAATGGAAGG GTCGTAGGATTTTGTTGCACTTTGAAGCTGTTGATTCTGCCTTTTACGCATGGGTAAATGGGGTTCCTGTAGGATATAG TCAGGATAGTAGACTACCTGCAGAATTTGAAATCACTGAATATTGTCATCCCTTCGAGTCGGACTCTCAGAATGTTCTAGCTGTTCAAGTATTTAGATGGAGTGACGGCTCTTACCTTGAAGATCAGGATCATTGGTGGTTATCTGGGATTCATCGTGATGTACTTCTTCTAGCCAAGCCACAG GTATTCATTGCtgactattttttcaaatcagaGCTGGCAGAAAATTTTTCTTGTGCAGATGTACAG GTTGAAGTGAAAATAGACAACTCCCAAGAAACATCAAAAGATGGTTTCCTTACGAACTACACCATAGAAGCTGCATTATATGACACTGGGAGCTGGTACAACTTTAATGGATATTCTGATCTCCTTTCATCTAATGCGGCTAATATAAAGCTCACTCCCTCCACTGCAAGTCTAGGATTCCATGGTTATGTGCTTGTTGGGAGAATTGAAATGCCAAGGCTTTGGTCTGCGGAGCAA CCTAATCTGTATGCACTGGTTGTCATCCTGAAAGATGCAtctggacatgtacttgactgcGAATCATGCCTAGTAGGCATGAGACAAGTATCTAAAGCTCCTAAACAGCTACTCGTAAATGGGCATCCTGTTATAATTAGAGGTGTGAACAGGCATGAACATCACCCACGTCTGGGGAAGACGAACATAGAGTCTTGCATGGTTAAG GATTTGCTTGTAATGAAGCAAAACAACATCAATGCAGTGAGAAACAGCCATTACCCTCAACATCCCCGTTGGTACGAGTTGTGTAATTTGTTTGGCATGTACATGATAGATGAAGCAAATATTGAGACACATGGTTTTGATCTATCTCAACGTGTGAAGCATCCTACTTCTGAACCAAGTTGGGCTGCTGCCATGATGGATCGCGTAATAGGCATGGTAGAGAGAGACaaaaatcatgcatgcattatttCTTGGTCCTTAGGAAATGAATCTGGATATGGCCCTAATCATTCGGCATTAGCTG GTTGGGTGCGAGGGAGGGATCTCTCACGGGTAGTGCACTATGAAGGAGGTGGATCTAGAACCCCATCTACTGATATTATATGCCCCATGTACATGCGTGTTTGGGACATAGTGAAGATTGCAAAAGATCCAACTGAAACACGCCCTTTGATACTTTGCGA GTATTCACACTCCATGGGAAACAGCAATGGAAATATACATGAATATTGGGAAGCAATAGATAGCACATTTGGTCTCCAAGGAGGCTTTATCTGGGAGTGGGTTGATCAG GCACTATTGAAGGATGGTGCAGATGGTAGAAAGCATTGGGCATATGGAGGTGACTTTGGAGATGTTCCTAATGATCTCAACTTCTGTTTGAATGGCCTTACATGGCCAGATCGAACTCCTCATCCTGCACTGCTTG AGGTCAAGTATGTCTATCAACCGATCAAGGTTTCTTTAAAGGAAGGAAAACTTCAG ATAACAAACACTCAATTTTATGAAACAACTAAAGGATTGGAATTTAGCTGGGTTGCTAATGGGGATGGTCGCGAACTTGGAACTGGAATTCTATCTCTTCCCTTGATAGGACCACAGAGCAGTTTTGATATTGAATGGCAATCAGGTCCATGGTATTCTTTGTGGGCTTCATCTTTTGCAGAAGAATTTTTTCTGACAATATATGCTAAGCTTTTGCACCCCACTCGCTGGGTCGAGGCTGGTCATGTTATTTCATCTACACAAGTACTGTTGCCTGGCAAAAGAGAGATTGTTCCTCAT GTCATCAAAACTACAGATGCTACTTTCCTTGTTGAAGTTCTTGGAGATACAGTAAGAGTGAGGCAACAGAACTTTTGGGAGATAGAATTGAATACTCAGACAGGAACAATTGAAAGCTGGAAG GTTGAAGGAGTTACTGTGATGAAGAAAGGCATATTTCCATGCTTCTGGCGAGCACCTACTGATAATGACAAAGGGGGAGGTGCAGATAGTTATTTATCCAAGTGGAAAGCTGCCCATATGGATAGCCTCCTCtatattaaagaaaattgttCTGTACAGAATACGACAGACAAGTTTGTGAAAATAGTAGTGGGATTTATTGCTGTCCCAACGGATGAAAAGCATTCTATACCCGAGTCGGGGAAGGCAAATGCTTTATtcaaaattgatatgatttacaCAATTTATGGTTCTGGGGATGTCATTGTGGAATGCAAGGTAAAACCAAATTCTTCAAATCTTCCACCTTTGCCACGTGTGGGACTTGAGTTCCATTTGGAGAAGTCAATGAACAATATAAAGTGGTATGGAAAAGGGCCATTCGAATGTTATCCAGATAGAAAAGCAGCTGCACATGTTGGGTTCTATGAGCAGAAAGTGGGTGACATGCATGTTCCTTATATTGTTCCTGGGGAATGTTCTGGCAGGGCAGATGTTAGATGGGTGACATTTCAAAGCAAAGATGGATGTGGGATTTATGCTTCAATCTATGGAAGCTCTCCTCCCATGCAAATGAGTGCAAGTTACTACACCACAGCAGAGCTTGAGCGGGCAACTCACAATGAAGAGCTTATTGAAGGAGACAACATTGAG GTTCACCTCGACCACAAGCACATGGGAGTGGGCGGAGACGATAGCTGGTCCCCTTGTGTCCATGACAAGTATCTGATTCCTGCTGTACCTTACTCATTCTCCATCAGGTTGTGTCCAATAACCAGAGCCACCTCTGGTCACGACATTTACAAGTCTCAGCTTCAAAGCTAA
- the LOC121239387 gene encoding beta-galactosidase isoform X1, with product MAQSACTPMASLAGQRDFPLDNGYKVWEDQSFIKWRKRDPHVTLHCHDSVEGSLKFWYERNKVDFVVANSAVWNDDAVRGSLDSAAFWVKGLPFVKSLSGYWNFFLAANPNSVPVNFYDTEFQDSEWQTLPVPSNWQMHGFDRPIYTNVIYPFPLDPPSILVDNPTGCYRTYFNIPKEWKGRRILLHFEAVDSAFYAWVNGVPVGYSQDSRLPAEFEITEYCHPFESDSQNVLAVQVFRWSDGSYLEDQDHWWLSGIHRDVLLLAKPQVFIADYFFKSELAENFSCADVQVEVKIDNSQETSKDGFLTNYTIEAALYDTGSWYNFNGYSDLLSSNAANIKLTPSTASLGFHGYVLVGRIEMPRLWSAEQPNLYALVVILKDASGHVLDCESCLVGMRQVSKAPKQLLVNGHPVIIRGVNRHEHHPRLGKTNIESCMVKDLLVMKQNNINAVRNSHYPQHPRWYELCNLFGMYMIDEANIETHGFDLSQRVKHPTSEPSWAAAMMDRVIGMVERDKNHACIISWSLGNESGYGPNHSALAGWVRGRDLSRVVHYEGGGSRTPSTDIICPMYMRVWDIVKIAKDPTETRPLILCEYSHSMGNSNGNIHEYWEAIDSTFGLQGGFIWEWVDQALLKDGADGRKHWAYGGDFGDVPNDLNFCLNGLTWPDRTPHPALLEVKYVYQPIKVSLKEGKLQITNTQFYETTKGLEFSWVANGDGRELGTGILSLPLIGPQSSFDIEWQSGPWYSLWASSFAEEFFLTIYAKLLHPTRWVEAGHVISSTQVLLPGKREIVPHVIKTTDATFLVEVLGDTVRVRQQNFWEIELNTQTGTIESWKVEGVTVMKKGIFPCFWRAPTDNDKGGGADSYLSKWKAAHMDSLLYIKENCSVQNTTDKFVKIVVGFIAVPTDEKHSIPESGKANALFKIDMIYTIYGSGDVIVECKVKPNSSNLPPLPRVGLEFHLEKSMNNIKWYGKGPFECYPDRKAAAHVGFYEQKVGDMHVPYIVPGECSGRADVRWVTFQSKDGCGIYASIYGSSPPMQMSASYYTTAELERATHNEELIEGDNIEVHLDHKHMGVGGDDSWSPCVHDKYLIPAVPYSFSIRLCPITRATSGHDIYKSQLQS from the exons ATg GCACAGAGTGCATGTACTCCGATGGCCTCTTTGGCTGGGCAGCGTGATTTTCCATTGGATAATGGATACAAGGTCTGGGAGGACCAGTCTTTTATCaagtggaggaagagagaccctCATGTTACTTTGCATTGTCATGATTCCGTTGAAG GATCTCTTAAATTCTGGTATGAGCGCAACAAAGTGGATTTTGTGGTAGCTAATTCTGCTGTTTGGAATGATGATGCTGTTCGTGGATCTCTTGATAGTGCTGCTTTTTGGGTCAAGGGCTTGCCGTTTGTTAAGTCTTTATCTGGATACTGGAATTTTTTCTTGGCTGCCAATCCTAACAGCGTCCCTGTGAATTTTTATGACACTGAGTTTCAGGATTCTGAGTGGCAAACTTTGCCAG TTCCTTCAAATTGGCAGATGCATGGATTTGATCGGCCTATTTATACAAATGTCATATATCCATTTCCTCTGGATCCTCCTTCTATTCTTGTGGACAATCCCACGGGTTGCTATAGAACGTACTTTAATATTCCTAAAGAATGGAAGG GTCGTAGGATTTTGTTGCACTTTGAAGCTGTTGATTCTGCCTTTTACGCATGGGTAAATGGGGTTCCTGTAGGATATAG TCAGGATAGTAGACTACCTGCAGAATTTGAAATCACTGAATATTGTCATCCCTTCGAGTCGGACTCTCAGAATGTTCTAGCTGTTCAAGTATTTAGATGGAGTGACGGCTCTTACCTTGAAGATCAGGATCATTGGTGGTTATCTGGGATTCATCGTGATGTACTTCTTCTAGCCAAGCCACAG GTATTCATTGCtgactattttttcaaatcagaGCTGGCAGAAAATTTTTCTTGTGCAGATGTACAG GTTGAAGTGAAAATAGACAACTCCCAAGAAACATCAAAAGATGGTTTCCTTACGAACTACACCATAGAAGCTGCATTATATGACACTGGGAGCTGGTACAACTTTAATGGATATTCTGATCTCCTTTCATCTAATGCGGCTAATATAAAGCTCACTCCCTCCACTGCAAGTCTAGGATTCCATGGTTATGTGCTTGTTGGGAGAATTGAAATGCCAAGGCTTTGGTCTGCGGAGCAA CCTAATCTGTATGCACTGGTTGTCATCCTGAAAGATGCAtctggacatgtacttgactgcGAATCATGCCTAGTAGGCATGAGACAAGTATCTAAAGCTCCTAAACAGCTACTCGTAAATGGGCATCCTGTTATAATTAGAGGTGTGAACAGGCATGAACATCACCCACGTCTGGGGAAGACGAACATAGAGTCTTGCATGGTTAAG GATTTGCTTGTAATGAAGCAAAACAACATCAATGCAGTGAGAAACAGCCATTACCCTCAACATCCCCGTTGGTACGAGTTGTGTAATTTGTTTGGCATGTACATGATAGATGAAGCAAATATTGAGACACATGGTTTTGATCTATCTCAACGTGTGAAGCATCCTACTTCTGAACCAAGTTGGGCTGCTGCCATGATGGATCGCGTAATAGGCATGGTAGAGAGAGACaaaaatcatgcatgcattatttCTTGGTCCTTAGGAAATGAATCTGGATATGGCCCTAATCATTCGGCATTAGCTG GTTGGGTGCGAGGGAGGGATCTCTCACGGGTAGTGCACTATGAAGGAGGTGGATCTAGAACCCCATCTACTGATATTATATGCCCCATGTACATGCGTGTTTGGGACATAGTGAAGATTGCAAAAGATCCAACTGAAACACGCCCTTTGATACTTTGCGA GTATTCACACTCCATGGGAAACAGCAATGGAAATATACATGAATATTGGGAAGCAATAGATAGCACATTTGGTCTCCAAGGAGGCTTTATCTGGGAGTGGGTTGATCAG GCACTATTGAAGGATGGTGCAGATGGTAGAAAGCATTGGGCATATGGAGGTGACTTTGGAGATGTTCCTAATGATCTCAACTTCTGTTTGAATGGCCTTACATGGCCAGATCGAACTCCTCATCCTGCACTGCTTG AGGTCAAGTATGTCTATCAACCGATCAAGGTTTCTTTAAAGGAAGGAAAACTTCAG ATAACAAACACTCAATTTTATGAAACAACTAAAGGATTGGAATTTAGCTGGGTTGCTAATGGGGATGGTCGCGAACTTGGAACTGGAATTCTATCTCTTCCCTTGATAGGACCACAGAGCAGTTTTGATATTGAATGGCAATCAGGTCCATGGTATTCTTTGTGGGCTTCATCTTTTGCAGAAGAATTTTTTCTGACAATATATGCTAAGCTTTTGCACCCCACTCGCTGGGTCGAGGCTGGTCATGTTATTTCATCTACACAAGTACTGTTGCCTGGCAAAAGAGAGATTGTTCCTCAT GTCATCAAAACTACAGATGCTACTTTCCTTGTTGAAGTTCTTGGAGATACAGTAAGAGTGAGGCAACAGAACTTTTGGGAGATAGAATTGAATACTCAGACAGGAACAATTGAAAGCTGGAAG GTTGAAGGAGTTACTGTGATGAAGAAAGGCATATTTCCATGCTTCTGGCGAGCACCTACTGATAATGACAAAGGGGGAGGTGCAGATAGTTATTTATCCAAGTGGAAAGCTGCCCATATGGATAGCCTCCTCtatattaaagaaaattgttCTGTACAGAATACGACAGACAAGTTTGTGAAAATAGTAGTGGGATTTATTGCTGTCCCAACGGATGAAAAGCATTCTATACCCGAGTCGGGGAAGGCAAATGCTTTATtcaaaattgatatgatttacaCAATTTATGGTTCTGGGGATGTCATTGTGGAATGCAAGGTAAAACCAAATTCTTCAAATCTTCCACCTTTGCCACGTGTGGGACTTGAGTTCCATTTGGAGAAGTCAATGAACAATATAAAGTGGTATGGAAAAGGGCCATTCGAATGTTATCCAGATAGAAAAGCAGCTGCACATGTTGGGTTCTATGAGCAGAAAGTGGGTGACATGCATGTTCCTTATATTGTTCCTGGGGAATGTTCTGGCAGGGCAGATGTTAGATGGGTGACATTTCAAAGCAAAGATGGATGTGGGATTTATGCTTCAATCTATGGAAGCTCTCCTCCCATGCAAATGAGTGCAAGTTACTACACCACAGCAGAGCTTGAGCGGGCAACTCACAATGAAGAGCTTATTGAAGGAGACAACATTGAG GTTCACCTCGACCACAAGCACATGGGAGTGGGCGGAGACGATAGCTGGTCCCCTTGTGTCCATGACAAGTATCTGATTCCTGCTGTACCTTACTCATTCTCCATCAGGTTGTGTCCAATAACCAGAGCCACCTCTGGTCACGACATTTACAAGTCTCAGCTTCAAAGCTAA